In bacterium, a single window of DNA contains:
- a CDS encoding FGGY-family carbohydrate kinase codes for MDRGGGISTAAGMAYPDGQTPHDPRVWWTTFVEVIARLRAAAQVWNLAGVVLCGRGRGLALLDEAERPLVFPWDAVEARVSAVAPYVSNQHARIASWANLVAAVRHAAPGVGTRIRAVLTVKDYVNFCLTGRKATDPGSAGAESWPPASGFGLDGIALPGILSGDQLLGEATRAGLAIEPGTPVFVGSHDGVCANVGAGMLRPDEGCVTLGTTGVIRINTPTPVFLNESLNTFTYPFPAGAWTSGAEAVGTGSAIIWAARLFGLFDGRPEQFDTGLAALDRLIASAPPGSEGVLFLPRLRDILSPRSAPDARAAFHELTSRHTAAHLARAVMEASGFSLRMLSDALALQDVRARTLALTGGGAKSAVWPQIMADVLDRPLHLAAPEASARGAAMLGAVGLGWYEDLHSATLGMASLGGTITPAGEHRALYRGAYERFTKLVGRAEAAHPA; via the coding sequence ATGGATCGCGGCGGCGGTATTTCCACGGCCGCGGGCATGGCGTACCCAGACGGTCAGACGCCTCATGACCCTCGCGTCTGGTGGACGACCTTTGTTGAGGTCATCGCGAGGCTCAGGGCCGCCGCTCAAGTCTGGAACCTTGCTGGAGTCGTGCTCTGCGGCCGGGGCAGGGGGTTGGCGCTGCTCGACGAAGCAGAGAGGCCTCTCGTGTTTCCCTGGGATGCGGTCGAAGCGCGCGTCAGTGCCGTTGCCCCGTACGTATCGAACCAGCACGCGCGGATTGCCTCGTGGGCCAACTTGGTTGCCGCGGTGCGACACGCAGCGCCTGGCGTCGGGACCAGGATTCGGGCAGTTCTGACAGTAAAGGATTACGTCAACTTCTGCCTGACGGGCCGGAAGGCCACCGATCCCGGCTCAGCCGGCGCCGAGTCATGGCCGCCGGCGTCGGGGTTCGGTCTGGACGGAATTGCCCTCCCTGGGATCCTAAGCGGCGATCAATTGCTGGGCGAAGCCACTCGAGCAGGCCTGGCCATTGAGCCGGGAACGCCCGTATTCGTAGGCAGTCACGACGGTGTGTGCGCGAACGTTGGGGCGGGCATGCTGAGGCCTGACGAGGGCTGCGTCACTCTCGGCACCACCGGTGTGATCCGCATCAACACCCCAACCCCGGTGTTTCTGAACGAGTCGCTCAATACCTTCACCTATCCTTTCCCCGCCGGTGCCTGGACAAGCGGCGCAGAGGCCGTCGGGACCGGCTCCGCGATCATCTGGGCTGCGCGCCTGTTCGGCCTGTTCGACGGCCGGCCCGAGCAGTTTGATACAGGACTCGCGGCGCTGGACCGGCTGATCGCGTCGGCGCCGCCTGGCAGCGAGGGTGTGCTCTTTCTTCCCCGCCTTCGAGACATCCTAAGCCCAAGGTCGGCACCCGATGCTCGCGCCGCGTTCCACGAGTTGACTTCGCGGCACACCGCGGCGCATCTTGCCCGCGCGGTCATGGAGGCTTCGGGGTTCTCGCTGCGCATGCTCAGCGATGCCCTTGCTCTTCAAGATGTGCGGGCGCGCACGCTGGCGCTCACCGGCGGGGGCGCGAAGAGCGCTGTCTGGCCCCAGATCATGGCAGATGTGCTGGATCGCCCGCTGCATCTAGCCGCTCCCGAAGCCTCGGCAAGGGGCGCTGCCATGCTAGGTGCTGTCGGGTTGGGCTGGTACGAGGATCTTCACAGCGCCACGCTGGGCATGGCC
- a CDS encoding ABC transporter permease, protein MGRYILQRLILLIPLWVAVGVVSFVVVHATPGDPAATFLGQDALVESKEAIYRRLGLDKPLHIQFVKWIFGAARGDLGESFFLGRSVAEALVERLPVTVSLTLVALPVAVLIGVTLGILAALRPDSWKDGLTTSVALFGLSVPEFVTGMLVIFLFSVRLRWFPVGGYQPLSEGVGVWLHHLLLPAMSLGLLQTGLIARITRASMLQVLDSDYVRTARAKGLRERAVIVKHALRNAFISVITVIGLAFTMLLSGAFITETLFQLPGVGSLVVSAVLRRDYPVVQGALLMVSTIVLLVNILVDIAYSYLNPTIMYS, encoded by the coding sequence GTGGGGCGGTACATTCTACAACGTCTAATCCTACTGATCCCCTTGTGGGTGGCGGTGGGTGTGGTGTCGTTCGTGGTCGTACACGCCACCCCAGGGGACCCCGCAGCCACATTCCTTGGACAGGACGCCCTGGTGGAAAGCAAGGAAGCGATCTACCGACGTCTGGGTCTCGACAAGCCGCTACACATCCAGTTCGTGAAATGGATCTTTGGCGCAGCTCGCGGCGATCTCGGGGAGTCGTTCTTTCTGGGCCGGAGCGTGGCCGAGGCGCTGGTCGAGAGGCTCCCCGTTACCGTCAGCCTAACCCTGGTGGCGTTGCCCGTGGCAGTGCTCATCGGCGTGACGCTTGGGATCTTGGCAGCGCTGAGACCGGACAGCTGGAAGGATGGGCTAACAACCAGTGTAGCGCTCTTCGGACTGAGCGTACCGGAGTTCGTCACCGGCATGCTGGTGATCTTCCTCTTCTCAGTACGCCTGCGATGGTTTCCGGTCGGCGGCTACCAGCCACTGAGCGAAGGGGTTGGGGTGTGGCTACACCATCTGCTGTTGCCTGCTATGTCGCTCGGCCTGCTGCAAACAGGATTGATCGCCCGCATCACGCGCGCCAGCATGCTCCAGGTCTTGGACTCGGACTACGTTAGAACAGCGAGGGCCAAGGGACTCAGGGAACGTGCTGTCATAGTCAAGCACGCCCTGCGGAACGCGTTCATTTCGGTCATCACCGTCATAGGCCTGGCCTTCACGATGCTGCTGAGTGGGGCTTTCATCACGGAGACCCTGTTCCAACTTCCCGGCGTCGGCAGCCTGGTGGTGTCGGCGGTACTGCGCCGCGACTACCCGGTAGTCCAGGGTGCCCTCCTGATGGTCAGCACGATCGTCCTGCTGGTCAACATCCTAGTGGACATAGCATACAGCTACCTGAACCCAACGATTATGTATTCCTGA
- a CDS encoding ABC transporter substrate-binding protein: MTTNPPTLDPMLSTTTASRQVALYIFESLLTFDEEYAVIPQLTASWTIDSSGLVYTFKLRSGVKFHDGQTLAAADVKASFERYVKSAPGAAGRFAAVQSVTVVDNLTLRFQLANRFPFPANLAMPTPLFAVLPKTIIDKYGEKEIRGQDLVGTGPYKFGEWRPDVAVRLAKFADYRPDTRFPGPSGFGGRRIACADHIGLIPVTEAGSRVAGLLTGAYDFAEAVPITSVPQLEAHKDINVEIVKPKWGILVELNHAEAPMNKLAFRKALVAALNMGQIMSATAFGNRPEYVRLSPSIFFPEQKTWYTTAGSGPYNKPDLDQVKRLLAEADYKNEPIVYLTNQNFDWMYKASLAMASQWQRAGINIKIEMMDWPSQIQKAQSLRGWHINQTGWSPRFDPSQAILSLRCGSRSAYNYCNQDMDRLLDQVNTDLPLKERQAVWAAIQQMVWDDVAIIRIGDYFEPEAIRTSLKGYRPYHVIPRFWNVSKVR, encoded by the coding sequence ATGACAACCAATCCGCCGACACTGGACCCCATGCTGTCCACCACAACAGCCTCGCGTCAAGTAGCACTCTACATATTCGAGTCGCTCTTGACCTTCGATGAGGAATACGCCGTCATTCCGCAACTGACGGCGAGCTGGACAATCGACTCGAGCGGACTCGTCTATACCTTCAAGCTCCGGTCTGGCGTGAAGTTCCATGACGGCCAGACGCTGGCGGCGGCCGATGTCAAGGCTTCGTTCGAACGCTATGTGAAGTCCGCTCCCGGCGCGGCGGGGCGATTTGCGGCAGTCCAGAGCGTCACGGTGGTCGACAATCTGACCTTGCGCTTTCAGTTGGCCAATCGCTTCCCCTTCCCTGCCAATCTGGCGATGCCAACGCCTCTGTTCGCGGTTCTACCAAAGACGATCATCGATAAGTATGGCGAGAAGGAGATTCGCGGTCAGGATCTGGTCGGCACCGGACCCTATAAGTTCGGCGAGTGGAGGCCGGATGTGGCGGTCCGCCTGGCCAAGTTCGCTGACTACCGACCCGACACCCGGTTCCCCGGACCGTCTGGTTTCGGCGGCAGGCGCATCGCCTGTGCGGACCACATCGGGCTGATCCCGGTAACCGAGGCGGGCAGCCGCGTGGCCGGCCTGCTTACCGGTGCCTACGACTTCGCCGAGGCGGTTCCCATCACAAGCGTTCCGCAGCTCGAAGCCCACAAAGACATCAACGTCGAGATCGTCAAGCCAAAGTGGGGCATCCTGGTCGAACTGAACCACGCTGAGGCCCCCATGAACAAGTTGGCCTTTAGGAAAGCGCTGGTGGCCGCGCTCAACATGGGCCAGATCATGTCAGCCACAGCGTTTGGGAACCGGCCGGAGTACGTGCGTCTGTCGCCAAGCATCTTCTTCCCGGAGCAGAAGACCTGGTACACCACGGCGGGCTCCGGTCCGTACAACAAACCGGATCTGGATCAGGTCAAGCGGCTGCTGGCCGAAGCAGACTACAAGAACGAGCCCATCGTCTATCTAACCAATCAGAACTTCGATTGGATGTACAAGGCTTCGCTCGCCATGGCCTCCCAGTGGCAGCGGGCCGGGATCAACATAAAGATCGAAATGATGGACTGGCCATCCCAGATCCAGAAGGCCCAGAGCCTGCGCGGATGGCATATCAACCAGACGGGTTGGTCGCCGCGCTTTGATCCGTCTCAGGCCATACTCTCGCTGCGATGCGGGTCGCGGTCAGCCTACAACTACTGCAACCAGGACATGGACCGACTGCTCGATCAGGTCAATACCGATCTGCCGCTCAAGGAACGCCAGGCGGTGTGGGCTGCGATCCAGCAGATGGTATGGGACGACGTGGCAATCATCAGGATTGGTGACTACTTCGAGCCGGAGGCGATCCGCACCAGCCTGAAAGGCTACCGGCCATACCACGTAATCCCGAGATTCTGGAACGTATCTAAGGTCCGCTAG
- a CDS encoding pyridoxal-phosphate dependent enzyme encodes MAESLRCVTCSASYPAGLLYRCDACGGELELIFEYARAAQEFTRTWMAPGSIWDRFRAVLPTVRDASVISLGEGSTPLVRSRRTAARLGLERLYFKLEYMNPTGSFKDRQVSVAITKAADEGAREFAVVSSGNVGVALSAYCARAGFDAEVWVSVDVAESKRLQISMYGAQVKLLPPSDQDIERYFAAYTGMQRYAVEHGKVPMVSARPVNPFMVEGGKTIAFEIAAALEAVPEHVFCCVGGGGLLGGVYKGFRELVSMGLAQRTPRISGGQVTDRLHAPIHRLHDEPFRSGSYYRPLDGAWAWQSIQSSGGEWVGVTMEEVYAAQQSLAFEEGVFAEPQGAYALAALSKCRAAGKIAPDETVVCTVTGSGLKDMKSAARFRDHPLYREPVETVLA; translated from the coding sequence ATGGCCGAGTCGCTGCGTTGCGTGACCTGTAGCGCCTCCTACCCCGCGGGCCTTCTATACCGGTGCGACGCCTGCGGAGGCGAACTCGAGCTGATTTTCGAGTACGCGCGCGCGGCGCAGGAGTTCACCCGCACATGGATGGCACCCGGTAGTATCTGGGACCGCTTCCGGGCCGTGCTCCCGACTGTCCGGGACGCCTCTGTGATCTCGCTGGGAGAGGGCAGCACTCCGCTCGTCCGAAGCCGACGAACGGCTGCACGCCTCGGGCTCGAACGCCTATACTTTAAACTTGAGTACATGAACCCTACCGGCTCCTTCAAGGACCGCCAGGTCTCTGTGGCCATCACGAAGGCTGCGGACGAAGGCGCAAGGGAGTTTGCGGTGGTATCGTCGGGCAATGTGGGTGTGGCGCTCTCAGCGTACTGCGCGCGGGCCGGATTTGATGCCGAGGTTTGGGTGTCCGTCGATGTCGCTGAATCCAAGCGCCTGCAGATCTCGATGTACGGTGCCCAGGTGAAGCTTCTTCCACCATCCGATCAAGACATCGAGCGATACTTCGCCGCGTACACCGGCATGCAGCGCTATGCGGTCGAACACGGCAAGGTACCGATGGTCTCGGCCCGTCCGGTCAATCCCTTCATGGTCGAGGGCGGGAAGACAATCGCGTTCGAGATCGCGGCGGCGCTGGAAGCCGTCCCGGAGCACGTCTTCTGCTGCGTGGGCGGCGGTGGCCTTCTGGGTGGTGTCTACAAAGGATTCCGTGAGTTGGTGTCCATGGGCCTCGCCCAGAGGACGCCACGCATCAGCGGCGGACAGGTCACCGATCGTCTGCACGCGCCGATTCACCGGCTGCACGACGAACCGTTCAGAAGCGGCAGCTACTATCGTCCGCTGGACGGCGCCTGGGCCTGGCAAAGCATCCAGTCCTCCGGCGGGGAGTGGGTTGGGGTGACCATGGAGGAAGTCTACGCTGCCCAGCAGTCCCTCGCGTTCGAGGAGGGGGTCTTCGCAGAGCCACAGGGCGCATACGCGTTAGCGGCCCTGTCAAAGTGTCGCGCCGCCGGGAAGATCGCACCCGATGAAACCGTGGTGTGCACGGTCACAGGCTCGGGCCTGAAGGACATGAAGTCAGCGGCGCGCTTCAGGGACCACCCCTTGTACCGGGAGCCTGTGGAAACGGTGTTAGCCTAG
- a CDS encoding amidohydrolase family protein codes for MLLIKSKGVFLDPPGGFAPHVVAVDGSAIRFVGAFVDFAQEFKGHEWQVVDLSEHYLVPGLMNTHVHLAFTGGASPREDYLAEGPGVRVLRALKNAQTLLFSGVTTARDCGSDLVVLEGMRHALAHELVELPNLLLSGPPITRIGGHLHFMGGEVDGIDAIRRLVKLLHDQGATSIKAMATGGQMTPGTQPEHPAFTQAETDAITESAHELGLPSVSHCLSREGTVRSALAGFHSIEHCAFFEREEHGWLRRVYDPAVTTEILKNGNSIMMGLAAGYRRLDQPRLTGTGTDHERFLLLQERTMLGIFKQMHDAGVPMVVGTDAGATLTPFDETWLEMELMVQAGLSPLETVRAATTRAARALRLDRQAGRIAPDMRADLIAVRDNPLADISTYRTADWVMCRGCVVKTSRGN; via the coding sequence ATGCTGCTTATCAAAAGCAAGGGCGTCTTCCTCGACCCACCCGGGGGGTTCGCCCCGCACGTAGTGGCAGTAGACGGATCCGCAATCCGGTTCGTGGGCGCGTTTGTGGACTTCGCGCAGGAGTTCAAGGGCCACGAATGGCAGGTGGTCGACCTCTCGGAGCACTACCTGGTCCCCGGGCTAATGAACACCCATGTCCACCTGGCTTTCACCGGGGGGGCCAGCCCACGGGAAGACTACCTGGCTGAGGGCCCGGGGGTGCGGGTGCTCCGAGCCCTCAAGAACGCGCAGACCCTGCTCTTCAGTGGGGTCACCACTGCACGGGATTGCGGGAGCGACCTCGTCGTGCTCGAAGGCATGCGTCATGCCCTGGCCCACGAGCTCGTCGAGTTGCCCAACCTCCTTCTCTCTGGTCCTCCAATCACGCGAATCGGCGGGCATCTTCACTTCATGGGGGGAGAAGTCGACGGTATCGACGCCATCCGGCGGTTGGTGAAGCTGCTGCACGACCAAGGCGCCACGAGCATCAAGGCTATGGCGACCGGGGGCCAGATGACGCCGGGCACGCAGCCCGAGCATCCAGCCTTCACGCAAGCCGAAACCGACGCCATCACGGAGTCGGCACATGAGCTGGGGCTCCCGTCGGTATCACACTGTCTATCAAGAGAGGGCACGGTACGATCCGCACTGGCTGGGTTCCACAGCATCGAGCACTGCGCGTTCTTTGAGCGCGAGGAGCACGGATGGCTGCGGCGCGTCTACGATCCAGCAGTCACCACGGAGATCCTAAAGAATGGGAACAGCATCATGATGGGCCTCGCGGCCGGGTACCGCCGACTGGACCAGCCACGCCTGACCGGTACGGGTACCGACCACGAACGATTCCTGCTACTGCAAGAACGCACGATGCTGGGGATCTTCAAGCAGATGCACGACGCTGGGGTCCCTATGGTCGTGGGCACCGACGCGGGGGCCACCCTGACACCCTTCGATGAGACATGGTTGGAGATGGAGCTCATGGTGCAAGCCGGTCTCTCCCCGCTGGAGACAGTGCGGGCCGCCACGACGAGAGCCGCGCGGGCACTTCGGCTCGACCGGCAGGCCGGCCGTATCGCCCCCGACATGCGCGCTGACCTAATCGCAGTGCGCGACAACCCCCTGGCCGACATCAGTACCTATCGCACCGCAGATTGGGTGATGTGCCGCGGCTGCGTCGTGAAGACGAGCCGTGGGAACTGA
- a CDS encoding ABC transporter permease: MGTASPKGPTNTIPPRRAFKVSPATKFGAAMFVAIVLTAAIGPLIYRIDPNEPYYEVILTPPAVGHLLGTDALGRDLAARLLAGGRNSLLIGLFTMLVTGIVGTVLGLVSGANRRLDRYVMRLMDVMMAFPALLLALAVLAALGNTAVNVVVALSLVYIPRTARIVRGEALVLREVAYVEAAQALGASSLRIVYRHILPGLLPPLMVQQTFLFAYAILGEAGLSFVGVGIQPPIASWGNILGEARSIFQQASWLVVFPGSAVALAVLSLNLLGDGLSDLFNPRRRTAQ; this comes from the coding sequence ATGGGCACTGCCAGTCCTAAAGGCCCTACGAACACTATCCCCCCACGTCGCGCGTTCAAGGTCAGCCCGGCAACCAAGTTTGGGGCGGCGATGTTCGTGGCGATAGTGCTAACAGCCGCTATCGGCCCGCTGATCTACAGGATCGATCCAAACGAGCCGTACTACGAAGTCATCCTCACACCGCCGGCAGTTGGTCACCTGTTGGGTACGGACGCGCTCGGCCGTGATCTCGCCGCCCGCCTGCTTGCCGGAGGACGCAACAGCCTGCTCATCGGGTTGTTCACGATGCTGGTCACAGGCATCGTGGGGACCGTGCTCGGCCTTGTCTCCGGAGCAAACCGTCGCTTGGACCGGTACGTGATGCGCCTCATGGACGTGATGATGGCCTTCCCGGCCCTCCTGCTGGCGCTGGCAGTTCTGGCCGCCCTGGGTAATACCGCTGTGAACGTGGTTGTCGCGCTTTCACTTGTATACATCCCCCGGACGGCTCGGATCGTGCGCGGGGAGGCACTGGTCTTGAGGGAGGTGGCGTACGTCGAAGCCGCGCAGGCACTGGGCGCCTCGTCCTTGCGAATCGTGTATCGTCACATCCTTCCAGGTCTGCTGCCGCCGCTGATGGTCCAACAGACGTTCCTCTTCGCCTATGCCATCCTCGGTGAGGCCGGACTGAGTTTCGTAGGTGTCGGCATTCAACCGCCTATCGCGAGTTGGGGAAACATCCTCGGTGAGGCTCGATCCATCTTCCAGCAGGCCTCCTGGCTCGTCGTCTTTCCAGGCTCAGCCGTCGCCCTAGCCGTGTTGTCCCTGAACCTCCTGGGCGACGGCCTGAGCGACCTATTCAATCCGAGGCGACGGACAGCGCAATGA
- a CDS encoding SelA-like pyridoxal phosphate-dependent enzyme, whose translation MYTYERLGIHGVINACGKMTSLGGSVLSPRVAEAMAMAGTAYVDLEALKERASDVIAKWAGAEAAWITSGAAAGVAIMVAACVAGSDLRRVRRLPDADWEPRSILIQGGHLIDFGASVEQMVRIGGGRPVAVGAVNLCTPDTIRSFIDESTAAVMYVQSHHAVQKGMVSLEEVVAIGHRAGVPVLVDAAAEEDMRRYASAGADLVVYSGGKSFGGPTSGFIAGRAGLIACCRVQDRGIARSMKVSKEAILGLLTALELFLDCDDVATRAGQDEIVTALLRGLTGLPHTRLAIVSDEAGRAIQRVAVSPLADELGFDAVALLHDLEAGSPRIVVRGHQANTGILQLDPRPLKLQDVPVIVDAIRGIYARRLSRATT comes from the coding sequence GTGTACACGTACGAGCGGCTTGGTATTCACGGCGTCATCAACGCCTGCGGGAAGATGACCAGCTTGGGGGGATCGGTTCTCAGCCCTCGCGTAGCCGAGGCGATGGCTATGGCGGGGACGGCTTACGTGGATTTGGAAGCCCTCAAGGAGCGGGCCAGCGACGTGATCGCCAAATGGGCCGGAGCAGAGGCAGCCTGGATTACCTCGGGCGCGGCCGCCGGGGTCGCCATTATGGTCGCGGCGTGTGTAGCGGGTAGTGACCTGCGACGGGTGAGGCGACTACCCGACGCCGATTGGGAGCCACGGTCTATCTTGATTCAGGGTGGGCACCTGATTGACTTCGGTGCCTCGGTCGAGCAGATGGTTCGAATCGGTGGTGGCCGGCCGGTGGCGGTAGGAGCGGTTAACCTGTGCACTCCTGACACGATCCGGAGCTTCATTGATGAGAGCACCGCGGCTGTTATGTACGTGCAATCTCACCACGCGGTCCAGAAAGGAATGGTGAGCTTGGAAGAGGTGGTGGCCATCGGCCACCGCGCTGGTGTGCCGGTGCTCGTTGATGCTGCCGCCGAGGAGGACATGCGCCGGTACGCTTCAGCAGGTGCTGATCTGGTGGTCTACAGCGGGGGCAAGAGCTTTGGAGGCCCCACATCAGGGTTCATCGCTGGGCGCGCAGGCCTCATAGCCTGTTGCCGGGTGCAGGACCGCGGGATTGCCCGGTCCATGAAGGTGAGCAAGGAAGCCATCCTTGGTTTGCTGACGGCCCTGGAGCTCTTCCTGGACTGCGACGACGTTGCCACCCGGGCCGGACAGGATGAGATCGTCACCGCACTGCTTCGCGGGTTGACCGGCCTGCCTCATACCCGGCTCGCGATTGTGTCCGATGAAGCTGGGCGTGCCATCCAGCGAGTCGCGGTTTCGCCCCTAGCCGACGAACTGGGGTTTGATGCCGTCGCGCTCCTGCACGATCTTGAGGCCGGGTCTCCCAGGATCGTGGTTCGGGGGCACCAGGCCAACACCGGCATCCTCCAGCTTGACCCCCGGCCCCTCAAGCTGCAGGATGTTCCGGTCATCGTCGACGCAATCCGGGGGATCTACGCACGACGGCTATCTCGCGCCACCACCTAA
- the dhaL gene encoding dihydroxyacetone kinase subunit DhaL, with product MDTLRKDTVITIMRALSELMQENKQYLIELDSVMGDGDLGLTMERAFGAGYAEIANDADTDIGKLLMKAGLAMARVAPSTMGTLVATGFMRGGKALAGKGEISAADLTAFFQAFVGGIMERGKAKPGEKTIIDSMHPAAEALAAAGDIDIRTAMEKALEAAEVGLEASKEMVARHGRVAYYGEQSKGKQDPGATVGVLIFRGFCSIWN from the coding sequence ATGGATACCCTGCGCAAGGATACTGTAATCACGATCATGCGCGCCCTTTCCGAGTTGATGCAAGAGAACAAGCAGTACTTGATCGAACTGGATTCGGTCATGGGTGATGGAGACCTAGGCCTAACGATGGAGCGGGCATTCGGCGCGGGGTATGCGGAGATCGCGAACGATGCGGACACTGACATCGGCAAGCTCCTGATGAAGGCCGGACTGGCCATGGCCAGGGTGGCACCCTCCACGATGGGCACACTGGTCGCCACAGGGTTCATGCGCGGAGGGAAGGCGCTCGCCGGTAAGGGAGAGATCTCCGCGGCCGATCTGACCGCCTTCTTCCAGGCGTTTGTCGGTGGAATAATGGAAAGAGGAAAGGCGAAGCCTGGGGAAAAGACCATCATCGATTCCATGCATCCTGCCGCAGAGGCCTTGGCGGCGGCGGGGGACATTGACATAAGAACCGCCATGGAGAAAGCCCTTGAGGCTGCGGAGGTCGGGCTGGAGGCCTCAAAGGAAATGGTAGCGCGGCACGGTAGGGTAGCCTACTACGGGGAGCAGTCCAAGGGCAAGCAGGACCCGGGCGCCACCGTGGGCGTTCTGATCTTCAGGGGGTTTTGCAGCATCTGGAATTGA
- a CDS encoding dihydroxyacetone kinase subunit DhaK: protein MKKFLNKPERFVDEMIQGIVSAHPSQVTCVAEELRCLVKAGPRRAGKVGLATGGGSGHLPLFLGYVGQGMLDGCSVGGVFQSPSAEQMLNVTKAIDTGAGVLYIYGNYGGDILNFEMAAEMASMEGVTVDSLVASDDVASAPRGEEGKRRGVAGIFFVYKVAGAKADELASLEDVKRVAAKAAANVRTVGVALTPCIVPEVGKPTFTIGEDEMEVGMGIHGEPGIRRGKLRPADEVVDEMMGALLEDLPFQEGDEVSVLINGLGGTAREELYIVYRRAHLILKERGITVYHVYVGEFATSMEMAGFSVSVLRLDSELKELIARPASTPFFVQQQLLV, encoded by the coding sequence ATGAAGAAGTTCCTGAACAAACCCGAGAGATTCGTGGACGAGATGATCCAGGGGATTGTCAGCGCGCACCCAAGCCAGGTTACGTGTGTGGCCGAAGAACTGCGCTGCCTCGTCAAGGCTGGCCCCAGGAGGGCGGGAAAGGTCGGTCTAGCCACCGGCGGAGGATCAGGACATCTGCCCCTCTTCTTAGGGTATGTTGGCCAAGGAATGCTCGACGGATGCTCGGTGGGGGGGGTGTTTCAATCGCCCAGCGCCGAGCAGATGCTGAATGTGACGAAGGCGATTGATACCGGCGCAGGCGTGTTATACATATACGGCAACTACGGAGGAGACATCCTCAACTTCGAAATGGCGGCCGAGATGGCAAGCATGGAGGGCGTCACGGTAGATTCCCTAGTAGCCTCCGATGATGTCGCCTCCGCCCCCAGGGGAGAAGAAGGAAAGCGCCGTGGCGTGGCCGGGATCTTCTTCGTCTACAAGGTGGCGGGCGCAAAGGCAGATGAGTTGGCTAGTTTGGAGGATGTCAAACGTGTGGCCGCCAAGGCTGCAGCGAACGTGCGCACCGTGGGTGTTGCGCTCACGCCCTGCATCGTCCCAGAGGTCGGTAAGCCCACGTTCACAATCGGCGAGGATGAAATGGAAGTGGGCATGGGTATTCACGGCGAACCCGGGATCCGGCGCGGGAAGCTGCGGCCTGCAGATGAGGTCGTAGATGAGATGATGGGGGCGCTGCTCGAGGACCTCCCGTTTCAAGAGGGCGATGAGGTGTCTGTATTGATCAATGGCCTGGGAGGTACTGCCAGGGAGGAACTGTACATCGTGTACCGCAGAGCCCACCTCATTTTGAAGGAGAGGGGAATCACGGTCTACCATGTCTACGTTGGGGAGTTCGCTACCTCAATGGAGATGGCCGGCTTCTCAGTGTCTGTGCTAAGACTGGACAGCGAGCTGAAGGAACTGATAGCGCGGCCGGCAAGTACTCCCTTCTTCGTGCAGCAGCAGCTGCTGGTCTGA
- a CDS encoding aldehyde ferredoxin oxidoreductase C-terminal domain-containing protein, protein MWNLFLDSMVCCQFVPWSMHQMAEIVRAVTGWSFTAHEAVRMGKRVASPGRVFNQRERITSSLRRAGWKPGAHGSGQRAYVSQNTVRSVFQPFSCAVAGGHAPGRMAPGAAGGRDAALRNNKPPP, encoded by the coding sequence CTGTGGAACCTGTTCCTGGACTCGATGGTCTGCTGCCAATTCGTCCCCTGGAGCATGCACCAGATGGCGGAGATCGTGCGCGCCGTCACGGGCTGGTCGTTCACCGCCCACGAGGCGGTGAGGATGGGCAAGCGGGTCGCCTCCCCCGGGCGCGTGTTCAACCAGCGCGAAAGGATCACCTCGAGCCTGCGACGCGCGGGCTGGAAGCCCGGTGCCCATGGTTCTGGCCAGCGCGCCTACGTGTCCCAAAACACCGTCCGATCTGTCTTTCAGCCGTTCTCATGCGCGGTGGCGGGCGGACACGCACCGGGGCGTATGGCCCCGGGGGCTGCTGGTGGCAGGGATGCCGCGCTCCGCAACAACAAACCGCCGCCTTGA